In Salarias fasciatus chromosome 2, fSalaFa1.1, whole genome shotgun sequence, one genomic interval encodes:
- the LOC115400325 gene encoding uncharacterized protein LOC115400325: MFVIFVFLLMIAVGCCTTDQNFEMKSVAAQQNVTLTCPRTFPHKANLFWIRIISGHQPEFLGGTYGFDYEGVHQTRHFTTKQEPGTFILYINQSQISDTGLYYCIGTETLEMTFVRGVFLKVKRPQSSISGIFQAPPSAAVHPGESVSLQCSVLSDSEKKTCSEDYRVHWFRAGSHQSHPDFIYTHGGNAECGNSSQKCFYSFSKKVSVSDAGTYYCAVAACGEVMFGNGAKLDIKEANTALYSLGAAFVATMIVSVCLIWTNDKKDYNDVKTVVMYSRMSKTSSKTRQQ, encoded by the exons atgtttgtcatatttgtttttctgttgatgatCGCAGTGGGCT GCTGCACAACTGATCAGAACTTTGAGATGAAATCTGTTGCTGCGCaacaaaatgtgactttgaCGTGTCCTCGTACATTTCCACACAAAGCAAATTTATTTTGGATCAGAATAATTTCTGGTCACCAGCCGGAATTCTTGGGAGGAACATATGGCTTTGATTATGAAGGAGTTCATCAGACTCGTCATTTTACAACCAAACAAGAACCTGGAACTTTTATTCTTTACATTAATCAAAGTCAGATCAGCGACACTGGACTTTACTACTGCATCGGAACTGAAACCCTTGAAATGACCTTTGTGAGAGGAGTGTTTCTAAAGGTTAAAA GGCCCCAATCTTCCATCTCTGGCATCTTTcaagctcctccgtctgctgcggtccatccaggagagtcggtgtctctgcagtgttcggtcctctctgactctgagaagaaaacatgttcagaagatTACAGAGTTCACTGGTTCAGAGCAGGATCACATCAATCTCACCCCGATTTCATTTATACTCATGGAGGCAATGCAGAGTGTGGAAACTCTTCCCAGAAATGTTTCTATAGCTTCTCTAAGAAGGTCAGTGTCTCTGATGCTGGTACTTAttactgtgctgtggctgcatgtggagaggtcatgtttggaaatggagcaaaacTGGACATTAAAG aaGCCAACACAGCCCTTTACAGTCTTGGTGCAGCTTTTGTTGCAACTATGATTGTTTCAGTCTGTCTCATTTGGACGAAT